DNA sequence from the Fuscovulum ytuae genome:
GGATCAGGGTGGACATTGCCGGGGCTTCGCCCGCCGGCTGACGGCGGAAGAAGACGATCACGGCCAGCGACGTCACGACCATCATACCCAGCACGCCCAAGGTGCCGATCTGGCTGATCCATGTGAACATGTTCAGGATCGGATCAAGGCCAAGGCCTGCAAAGATCGCCAGCACGATCAGCGCGCCCACCGTTTGCACGACGGACCCCACATGCGGGCTGGCATGGGTGGCATGGGTACGGCCGAAGGCTGCGGGCAAAAGCCCCTCGCGCCCCGCGACATAGCTGTAGCGGGCGATGTAGTTGTGAAAGGCCGAGAGCGCGGCAAAGAGGCTGGAGACCAGCAGCAGCCCCGCGATGGGCGGGACCGGGCCGCCCACGTAGATATCGGCCAGCATGAAGAAGTATTCGGTCGGGTCGGCCAGACCGCCGATGGTGGGGATGAGGTTCTCTGCCCCGACGCCTGCGATCATCAGCCAGGTGGTGAAGACGAAGAACAGGCCGATCATCAGCACGGAAAGATAGGTCGCGCGGGGGATGGTCTTTTCGGGGTCGCGCGCCTCTTCAGCGTAGATCGTTGTCGCCTCGAACCCGATGAAGGAGCCAAGGCAGAAGAGGATGGCCGCGGTGAGAGAGCCGGAGAAGATGGCGTTGGTGTCAAAGAGATTGACCGACAGCCCGCCCGCATCCGTGGCCCCACCTGCGGCGAGGATGGCGAAATCGACGATCAGGACGATGAGGTATTCCAGCGCCACGAGGACGATCAGAACCTTGGCCGAGAGGTCCACCTGTCGATAGCCGAGGAGGCCGACAAGGGCGATGGCGATCAGGCTCCATCCCCACCAGGGCAGGTGGATGCCAAAGCTGCCGAAGACGCCTGCCGAGATGCCGCCCAGGAGGCCGATCAGGCCGAATTGCATGGCGTTATAGGCCGCCAGCGCGGTGAAGGCCGTGGCCCCCGCCCAGCGCCCGCCAAGGCCGCGCGCGGCATAGGCATAGAAGGCCCCCGCGTTCTTGACATGCCGCGACATGGCCACATAGCCCACCGCGAAGGCGAGCATGACCAGCGTCATGAAAAGGAAGGTCGCAGGCACGCCCGTGCCGTTTCCGATGAGGAAGGCGATGGGCACAGCCCCCGCCACCCCGGTGAGGGGGGCTGCCGCCGAGATCACCATGAAGGTGACGGCCAATAGCCCCAGCGAGTTTCGGCGCAACTGGTTTGCGCCGCCCCCCGTGTTCCCTGTTCCCGAAGTCCCTGTTCCCGAAGTCCCTGTTCCTTGTCCCATTCGAAGCTCCTTGTTGGTTATGGGCCACGGTCTTTGCGCCGCGTGCCCCAGGGTGACCCCGGCCTCTGACGGGCCGGTGGATGGTTTGCGTCAGACCTCGGGTGCCGGAAGATGCACCGCCCGGCGATAGGCGCGCTGGCCATAAAGCAGCGCGGCGGGGTGGTCTGACAGTCGGACGGCGTGGACGCGCCCGACGATGATGTGATGCGTCTCCCACAGCAGTGTGGTGGCGAGGCGGCATTCGAAAACCGCGGTCGCGCCCGCAAGGATGGGCTGGCCCAGCCTGCCGGGGGACCAATCCGCGCGGTCGAAGCGGGCGGATTGGTCCTTGCCGTCGCGCCCGGCGAAAAGGTCGGCCAGTGCCTGCTGGTCTTCGGCCAGAAGATTGGCGCAGAAGGCGCGGTTTCTCAGGATCGCGGCTGCGGCAGGGCTTTGATGGTGGAGGCAGGCCAGAAGCGAGGGCTGATCCCCATCCGCCGCGACGGAGGTCAGCGAGGATACGGTGACCCCTGCCCTACCCCCTTCGCCATCGGTGGTGGCAACGGCGACGAAGGTGGCGGCGCGGCTCATGCCTTCCAAGAAACGGGCGCGGAGGTCCTCCATACCCGTCATCCCAGATCGAAGAAGCGTTCCAGTTCCACATCGGGAACCTTGCGGCGGAATTCGTCATATTGGCCTTCGCGGGTGGAGGTGAAGGCTTCGACAAAGCGGGCGCCCAGCCAATCCTTGGCGAAATCGGAACCCCGCAGGCGATCGATCGCCTCGGGCATCGACCGCGCGAAATCGCGGGGCGGTGTCTGGGCATAGCCCGATCCCAGCGTTTCGGGGTCAGGCTCCAGCCCTTCGATGATCCCTGCCACCCCGGCGGCAAGGGTCGCGGCGGTGGTGAGATAGGGGTTGGTATCCGCCCCGGGCAGGCGGTTTTCCACCCGCAGGCTGCCCGCGTCATGGCCCACAACACGGAAGCAGGTGGTGCGGTTTTCATAGCCCCAAGTCAGGCCGGGGGGCGCGAAGGTGCCGGGGGCAAAGCGACGGTAGCTGTTCACCGTGGGCTGGAAGATCAGGGTCATATCGCCGATGTATTTCTGCAAGCCGCCGAGGAAGTGCAGGAACGTCTGGCTGATGCCGTTCTTCGCGCCCGGATCGTGGAACAGCGGCTGGCCCGCGCGGTTTTTCAGGCTGATATGCAGATGGATCGACTGGCTGTCGGCCTGTTCGTTCCAGCGCGGCATGAAGGTGACGGACCTTCCCTGACGCAGGGCCAGCGCGCGGATGAAGTTCTTCAGCAGCACAAGCTGGTCGGCGGGTTCCAGCCCTTCGCCTGCGCCGATGCAGGCCTCCATGAAGCCTGCGCCGATCTCTTCATGCATCTTGGCAAGGTCGATCTTCAGCGCCTCGCACATCTGGGCGATGGATTCATACCATTCTGTCTGGACGGCCTGATAGATCGTCAGGTCGTGGCTGGCATGCTGCGTCGCGGGTTTGAGGTTGCGGTATCCCTTGGCGCGGGCGCTTTCGGCGCTTTCGTCAAAGAGGGTATATTCCAGTTCCATTCCGTATTTCGGGATGAAGCCCGCCTCGGCCGCGCGGGCGAGGACGGATTTCAGGATCGCGCGGGGGCAGAGGCGCGCGCTTTCCCCGGTGAAGTTCGACAGGACCAGAAGATCATGCCCCGGCGTCGACCATGGCAGACGGCGAGTTGTAGCGGGGTCAAGTTGCAGGGGGTCGTCGTGGAAATCGCCCGTTTCGTCATTCACGCCGGGGATGGTGAGCAGGACATCCGTCGGGTCGAGCGAAAGCTGCGCAGGGGCCATGCCCATGCCGTTTTGCGCGATGCCCCGCAGGCTTTTGACCGAAACCATCTGCCCGCGCAGAAGGCCGTTGGTGTCGGCCATGGCGACGGTGGCAAAGCGGCTGGACGGATCGGAAAGATAGTCGTCGAGTGTCATGGTCCTGTCCCTGTGGTGTGGGCGCTTGCAAGCGCCTCTAGCTGTTCAAGATCGCGTGGCGGATCGGTGGAATAGGCGCGCAGGAAGACGCGCAGGCCGTTGGTGATGTATCGTGCCAGATCATCCCGCCCCGGCATGGCATCGGGGCGATAGAGGGCCTGTGTGCGGGGGGCGGAGAGGATCAGACCCCACAGGTCTTGCGCGGCGAGTTCGGCATCGTCGAAAGCAAGGCGATCTGCGGCGCGCTGCGCATCGAGATAGGCCATGATGCCCGCAAGCAGGCGATCCGGGCCGCTGGCTTGATAGGCGCGACCGATTTCGGGAAAGCGCTGCACCTCGCCGATGATGAGGCGGGCCAGCGAGAGCATTTCGGGGCGCATGACCACATCGGCATAATCCCATGCGAAGGCGTGCAGGTCATGGACCATGCCCTGAGCTGAGGGGTGTTCGAAGACAGTCATCATGCGGTCGCGCTGGCCCAGCATCATGGCCTGAAACAGCGTCTCTTTGCTGTCGAAATACTGGTAGAGCGTGGGTTTCGACAGGCCCACGGCGGCGGCGATGGCGTCCATGGTGGTCCCGGAATAGCCGGCCTCGGCAAAGACGCGCAACGCGCCGTCGAGGATGCGCCGCGTCCGTTCCATCCGGTTCTGTTCGCGGCGCGAGAGGGCGGTCATTTCGGCAGGCCCTGAAGGAAATCGGTCAGGTGGCGGGCATAGAGGCCCGGCTGTTCAAGGTTGCAGACATGGCCCGCACCTTGGATCACCTCGAACCGCACATCGGGGCGGCGGGCGCTGTCCCAGATGCGGCCTGCCACGGCGCGAATCTCGGACGGTGGGGCGAGGCGGTCATGTTCCCCGGTCATCATCAGGACGGGCATGGTGAGGCGTGCGAAATCAAAGCGTTCGCGCGGATTGGTGAAACAGAGGAGCGCGTCACGATAGGTGGGCGCGGTGATCGCGGACATGGAGGCCAGAAGTTCGGCCTTTACCGTTTCCGTGGCATCGGGGCTGGCCAGCACCTTGACAACGGCGGGGGCGAAATCGGCGGGCACTTGGCCTGCGTTCAAGGGCACTTCGCGGGACAGGCGGAAGGCTTCGCGTTCTTCTGGCCCTGCCTCGGACATGCCGGTGCAGCCACCGGACAGGACAAGGCCGTCGAGCATTTCGGGGTGGCGCATGGCAAAGGAAGTGGCGATCCACGACCCGTAGGAGAGGCCAACGAAGGTCAGGCGGCGGGCACCCAGCACATCGCAGATGCGCAGGATATCGGCGCAGTAGTCATCCACGGTGGACCCACGGGGGCCAAGCGTGCTGTCGCCGTAACCGCGCAGATCAAGCGCTGCGGCGCGGATATGGGGGGCGGCGGCGGCCAGTTGGGCGCGCCAATTGCCGCGCCCGCCGCCGATGCCGTGAAGAAACAGGCAGAGGCGATCATCGCCAAGGTCAGGGGTCAGGGAAAGGCCGAGGCGGGGGAGATCGTCGATCACCCGCTCTTCGATCTGGGTGGGGGGGGCGGGGGGGTGCGGGGGGGGGTCCGGGGGGTGTCCCCCCCCCCCCCCCCGCCCCCCCCCCCCGCGGCCCCCAACCCCCCCCCCCCCCCCCCCCCCCCCCCCCCCCCCCCCCCCCCCCCCCCCCCCCCCCCCCCCCCCCCCCCCCCCCCCCGGGGGGGCGGCCCCCCCCCCCCCCCGCCCTGTGCGAGGGCCGCGATCCCGGCCTGAAACACGGCGCGGGTTCCGTCGCAGATGGCTTGCAGGCGCGGTTGGGGCGCGGCGATCTGGGCCGTCCATGTCACGGTGCAGCCACCCGCTTCGGACGGGGTCACGGTGACGCGGGCATCATAAGCCTCGCATCCGGCGATGCCTTCCAGATGGGTATAGGCGAGCGTGCGGTCGCTGTCGGACAGATAGCTGCGCTGTTCGCGGTAAAGCGTCGCCTCGCCCTTCACGGTGAAGCTGCGGATCAGGTGGCCCTGCGCATCGCGTTCGGCGCGGATCGTGTCGATCCATGGATGCCATGCCCCGGCGAAATCACGGATCGTGGCCCAGACCGCCGCCGCGTCGGCGGGGCAATGGCCGTGGACATGGACGCCCTCGCGCGGCATGGCGCTAGCGCAGCCCCTTGAGAGCGCCCGCATCCCCGCGCCAGAGCGAGTTGCGCGCGCCGCCTTCGTCGCCGGGGGCTTCGTCGATCTCGTCCATGTCGTAGAGGGTGAGGATGGACAGGTAATCTTCCATGATTTCAGAAGTATAGGGCAGCATCAGCGCGCCGCAGCGGCTGTCGCGATACATCCGTTCGAGGGGGAGAGAGCGCAGCATGGATTGCCCGCCGCAGGTGCGGATGGCCATGCTGGTCATCTCGGCCGCGCCCTCCATCACGTTATATTGCGCGGCGTACATGCGCATCACCTCGGCCTTTGACGGAAAGCCCTTGGCTTCGGAAAAGGCCTGCCACCAGAGGGCGCGCATATTGGCGAGGCGGGCATACATCTTGCCCACCGCGATGCGTTTGGTGGCATACATGCGACGGTCGATCGGGGGTTGGCCGGGCACCTGACCCTTGAGATAGGCCACGGTAAAATCGAAGGCCCCCTGTGCCACGCCCATATAGGTGGGCGAAAGGGTTGCCATCATATGCGGCCAGTTGGGCAGGGTCTTGCCAAAGATGCCGCGCGGCATCAGCAGGTCATCCGCCGTCACGAAGACGTCCTTGAGGATCAGGTCGCGGCTGTTGGTGCCGCGCATGCCGAGCGGGTCCCAGTCGCCCTTGACCGACAGGCCGGGGGCATCCTTGTGGACGACGAAAAGCATCGTGTCTTCGTGCCGGGGTTCGATACCTTCAAAGACTTCGGTGCAGACGATGGTGTAATAGTCGCAATAGCCGGCGAGGGAGGCGAATTTCTTGAAGCCGTTGATGCGCCATCCCCCTTCGACGGCGCGGCATTGGGTCTGGTTCGGCTTCGAGGTCCAGTTCTGCCCGCCTTCGGAAATGGGCTGCGAATAGATCGCCCGTTCGGCCACGGCGCGGCGGAACTGGCGTTCGCGCAGGGGGGCGAAGGCGGCTTTCTCTTCCGCTGTCAGATTGGGCATTTCGAACATGAAGCGCGACCATGCCATGGACGAGTTGTGCATGTTGAAGGTCAGTGCGGTGGCCCCGCAATATTTCGCGATCTCGGCCCCGACCATGGCGTATTCCCACATGGAAAAGCCCATGCCGCCAAACTCTTCTGGGATGCAGAGGGTGAGGAAACCGGCCTCGGCCAGATCGCGGTAATTGTCCACCGGGAAGGAGGCGTCGTCGTCTACGGCCTTGGCGCGGGCGGCGAAAGTCGCGCCCATCGCATTGACCTTTTCGAGCATTGTCAGCACTTCGGGCCGGATGCGCGAGAGGTCGTAGTAATCGCCCGGATGGCTCATGGGCATGGCGGCGGCGATGGGGCGCTGTTCGGTCATCAGGCAAGCTCTCCTTGCAGAACGCCGTCGCGCACGACGACGCGCCCGTCGAGGGCGATGGTGCAGTTGCGCATCGGCAGGTCGAAATGGCCTAGCGTGTAGCGGCCCGCATATTGATTGGCGCCAGTGGACCAGAGGAACGATCCGGCAATGGCGCGGAATTCGACGGCCTGCATGTCGCGCTTGTCATACATCGCGGCGGAAACCCATTTCGCGCCGTGGTTCATCCCCCAGCCCACATGGGACAGGCCATAGGCGTTCCGGTCGCCCCATGATTCCATATATTCGCGGAAGTGGAGGGCATCGATGCCATCGCCACGGATCGCGGTGACGAAATCGTTTTCGATGGTGAAATCGATGCGGCTGGTGAGGAAGGTTTTGAACGTCAGGTTCATGTCGCCCACGTCCATCACGATGCGCCCGTTGACCGCATCCTTGCCGGGGAAAGCAAGGCAGAGGCCGCCCGGCCAATGCGCCACCGCGCCGGCGGTGGTGCCAAAGCCTGCGGTCCCGCCACAGGGCGCGCCCCGCAGGTTGACGGTCAGGTCGGTGCCAGCGGCGGAGGTGACGCGCATTTCGGACGCCTCGCGCAGCATCTGGATGCCGATCTGGAGTTTCACCGCATCCTCGGCCTTGGGTTCGGTGCGTTCAAGGATTTCGGGATGTTCGTTCGTGATGACGAGCAGGCGGGTGCGGCCTGCCTCTTCGATTTCGGGCCATTCGGGGGCGTGGATCAGGCCTTCGACGGTGCAATCGACGATGATGTCGACACGCTTGAGCGCCTCGATCACGGCGCGGTTGCCTTGGATCGCCCAAGAGGTGCCGGTGGATTTCACCGGGACGGGGGCGGTTTGCGGCGGCGTGGGCATGGAGATCATGCAGAAGGACGCGCCAAGGTCATGGGCGGCCAGTTCGGAAAGATGCACCAGAACCGGGCGCGACTGCGTTTCCGAAAGGATCGCGACCTCTGTCCCCTGCCCTATGCCGTTCAGCGCAAAGACACGCCGAAAGGCGGCAAGCCATTTGCCTTCGATGCGTTCCCGAAGCATCGCCACCATCCCTGTTCATTCGATTCGCATGCGCGAATTTCTTAACTTTGCAGTTAAGGTTTCACGGGGGCGGCGGATCTGTCAACGGAAACTTCAAGCTTGAAATATTAGGGTGGTTGGATTGGGGGGGGGGGCGTGTGGCCCTCTGCCCTATCAGCCTTCTGCGATGCGGCGGGTGAGGCTGGCCCCGTCAAAGCCGGACAGGCCGGAGGCGATTGCGGCCTCATAGGTGGCAAGGGCATCGGCGGCCAAAGGCAGCCCCGCGCCGTCGGATTGGGCAAGATCGAGCGCGAGACGCAAGTCCTTGGCCAGCCCTGCCAGATCAAAGGTGCCCGGGTGATCGGTGCCGCGCAGCGTATCGACCACGATCTGCGCACGGTTCTTCAGCACGGTGGGGCCTGCGGAACTGTCGGCAATCAGGCTTATGGCCTGTTCCGGGTCGATGCCCGCGCCGCGCAAGAGGCGCAGGCTTTCGCCCAAGGTCTGCCAATAGATTGCGAGTGGCAGGTTGACGGCGAGTTTCATGCGGGCAGCAGCGGCAGGGCTGCCCACGGCTTCGACACGGCGGCAAAGGCTATCGAGGATCGGGCGGGCGCGGGCGATGGCGGCATCCGTGCCGCCCGCCATGCCCAGAAGCTGCCCCTTGAGGGCGGGAGCCACGGTGCCGCCGACGGGGCAATGCACAAAATCCGCGCCGGCAGAGGTGGCCTGCGCGGCAAGCGCTTCGGCCATGGCGGGGGGAAGCGTGGACATGTCGATGACAAGCCGCCCATTGATCCCGGCGCTGGCAAGGGCGTCCATCACAGCCGTCGATGCGGTGGCATCGGTGAGCGAAAGAAGGATCGCGTCGCAGGCGGCGAGGCGGGGGATATCGACCGCCTCGGCCCCTGCCCCCATCGCCTCGGCCATCCGGTCGGGGCTACGGTTCCAGATGCGGACGGAATGTCCCGTTTCGATCAGGCGACGGGCGAAGGCGGTGCCCATGCGGCCGGTTCCGGCGATGCCGATGGTCTGTGTCATGGCGTGGCTCCGTTCAATCCCAATATTTGCAGGGTGGTTTCTCCGGCGCGGAGGCGGTCCATCATCCGGGCCTCTTTTTCCGTGCGGGTGGCGGCAGCGGCGAGGGCGGGGGCAAGATCAGAAGCAGGCAGGCAGACCAAGGCATCGGCGTCGGCGAGAATGATGTCGCCGGGGCGAATGGTGGCCCCGCCAAGGGTTATGGGTGCGCCGATGGTGCCGGGGTGACGTTTCGTTGTGCCGCGGATGTTCAGGCCTGCGCAGAAGACGGGAAAGCCCATGGCGGCGATCTGGGCGCTGTCGCGCACGGCGCCGTCTATGACAAGGCCTGCGATACCGCGCAGGGTGCAGGCAAGGGCCATCACCTCGCCGAACGGGCCGGAGGCAAGGCTGCCGCCGTAATCGACCACCAGCACGTCACCCGGACGGGCGGCGGCGATGGCAAGGTGCAGGGCAAGGTTGTCCCCCGGCTGGCAGATCACGGGAAGGGCTGGCCCTGCCAGCGCCATGCCGGGGGCAAGGGGGCGAAGGGGGCGGTCGATCAGGGTGGCAGAGGGCCACGCCTCGCAGAGCGTGGCCGTCCCATGGGCCAGAAGATCGGCCGCGCCCGTCATGGCGGTATCGGTCACGCAGCCTTGCCGCCGATGCGGACCTGCATCGGTTCAAGCCCATCGACCGAGCAATCCAGCACATCGCCGCTGACCACGGCGCCTACGCCTGCGGGCGTGCCCGTCAGGATGATGTCACCCGGCATCAGGCGGTGCTGTTCCGAGATCTTCGAGATGATCTCATCGACCTTCCAGATCATCAGCGAGATATCGGCATCCTGCCGCACGTCGCCGTTCACCTTGAGCGTGACATGCCCGCTGGTGAGGATGCCGCAGGCCGAGGCGGGGGTGATGGGGCCGATGGGGGCGGACATGTCAAAACCCTTCGTCACCTCCCACGGCATGCCCTTGGCCATCACTTCGGGCTGGTGGTCGCGGCGGGTCATGTCGAGGCCGACGGCATAGCCGTAGATATGGCTGTTCGCCTCAGAGACCGGAATGTTGTAGCCGCCCGACTTCAGCGCGACCACAAGTTCGCATTCGTAATGGAAGTTGTTGGTGAAGACCGGATAGGGGATTTCGCCGCCGTTTTTCACGATGGCATCGGTCGGCTTCATGAAGATCACCGGCGGGTCACGCTCGTCTGCGTTCATCTCATGGATATGGGCCAGATAGTTCTTGCCGATGCAGTAGATGCGCCGGACGGGGAATTTTTCATCCGATCCGGTGATGTCGAGATGGGCCTGCGCCGGGGGGGTAAGGGCAAATGCCGCCATGTCTGTCTCCTGCAAAGGGGGGCCGGGCGGCCCGAGGATTCGCTTCAATCTTCGGGCAAGGATTTCCCGCTTCGCCGCGCAGATCAAGATACGAAAACTGATTTTCGGATGTTTTGTATATTTTTTTGATTTTCACAACGAATCGTATAGCGTGAGGTGGAGAGCGCGCGGACGGCCCACCCGGACCGGCGTTCCAAGGGAACAAGACGAAGAAACAAAAGGGAGGAGAGACATCATGACCACGACAAGACTGACGCGGCGCGGCTTTGGCTTGCTGACTGCGGGGGGGGCGGCGGGCCTTGTGCTTGGTGCACCGGCCATCGTCCGGGCGCAGACGGCGGTGACCTTTGCGGTGCCCAACCCGTCCGCCCTGACTTGGCTGCCCTATTGGGTCGCTGTGGGCGAAGGCTATTTTGGGGAGGAAGGCCTTGACCTGCGGCTTGAGGCCATTGACGGGTCTTCCGCCGTGCTGCAGGCGATGTCGGCGGGTCAGGCGCAGATCGGCGCGCCGGGACCGGGGCCGACCCTTGGTGCGCGGTCGCGCGGGGTGGATGTGAAGTTCCTGTACAACCTCTATCCCAAGTCGGTCTTCGGCCTGCTGGTCAAGGATGAAAGCGCCTATCAGACCCCGGCTGATCTGAAGGGAACCGTGATCGGCGTGGGCACGGCGGATGGGGCGGAAGTGTCCTTCACCCGCGCGATCATGACCGATCTGGGGATGGCAGAAGGCGCGGATTACAGCTTCTTGCCCGTCGGTGATGGCGGCACCGCGGCGGTGGCCTTCCTGCGTGACGAGGTGGGGTCCTATGCGGGCGCGGTGTCGGATGCGGCGATCCTTGCCTCGCGCGGGCTGACCTTGCGCGA
Encoded proteins:
- a CDS encoding acyl-CoA dehydrogenase family protein encodes the protein MTEQRPIAAAMPMSHPGDYYDLSRIRPEVLTMLEKVNAMGATFAARAKAVDDDASFPVDNYRDLAEAGFLTLCIPEEFGGMGFSMWEYAMVGAEIAKYCGATALTFNMHNSSMAWSRFMFEMPNLTAEEKAAFAPLRERQFRRAVAERAIYSQPISEGGQNWTSKPNQTQCRAVEGGWRINGFKKFASLAGYCDYYTIVCTEVFEGIEPRHEDTMLFVVHKDAPGLSVKGDWDPLGMRGTNSRDLILKDVFVTADDLLMPRGIFGKTLPNWPHMMATLSPTYMGVAQGAFDFTVAYLKGQVPGQPPIDRRMYATKRIAVGKMYARLANMRALWWQAFSEAKGFPSKAEVMRMYAAQYNVMEGAAEMTSMAIRTCGGQSMLRSLPLERMYRDSRCGALMLPYTSEIMEDYLSILTLYDMDEIDEAPGDEGGARNSLWRGDAGALKGLR
- a CDS encoding RraA family protein is translated as MTDTAMTGAADLLAHGTATLCEAWPSATLIDRPLRPLAPGMALAGPALPVICQPGDNLALHLAIAAARPGDVLVVDYGGSLASGPFGEVMALACTLRGIAGLVIDGAVRDSAQIAAMGFPVFCAGLNIRGTTKRHPGTIGAPITLGGATIRPGDIILADADALVCLPASDLAPALAAAATRTEKEARMMDRLRAGETTLQILGLNGATP
- a CDS encoding flavin reductase family protein is translated as MSRAATFVAVATTDGEGGRAGVTVSSLTSVAADGDQPSLLACLHHQSPAAAAILRNRAFCANLLAEDQQALADLFAGRDGKDQSARFDRADWSPGRLGQPILAGATAVFECRLATTLLWETHHIIVGRVHAVRLSDHPAALLYGQRAYRRAVHLPAPEV
- a CDS encoding TetR/AcrR family transcriptional regulator C-terminal domain-containing protein → MTALSRREQNRMERTRRILDGALRVFAEAGYSGTTMDAIAAAVGLSKPTLYQYFDSKETLFQAMMLGQRDRMMTVFEHPSAQGMVHDLHAFAWDYADVVMRPEMLSLARLIIGEVQRFPEIGRAYQASGPDRLLAGIMAYLDAQRAADRLAFDDAELAAQDLWGLILSAPRTQALYRPDAMPGRDDLARYITNGLRVFLRAYSTDPPRDLEQLEALASAHTTGTGP
- a CDS encoding glutamine synthetase family protein — protein: MTLDDYLSDPSSRFATVAMADTNGLLRGQMVSVKSLRGIAQNGMGMAPAQLSLDPTDVLLTIPGVNDETGDFHDDPLQLDPATTRRLPWSTPGHDLLVLSNFTGESARLCPRAILKSVLARAAEAGFIPKYGMELEYTLFDESAESARAKGYRNLKPATQHASHDLTIYQAVQTEWYESIAQMCEALKIDLAKMHEEIGAGFMEACIGAGEGLEPADQLVLLKNFIRALALRQGRSVTFMPRWNEQADSQSIHLHISLKNRAGQPLFHDPGAKNGISQTFLHFLGGLQKYIGDMTLIFQPTVNSYRRFAPGTFAPPGLTWGYENRTTCFRVVGHDAGSLRVENRLPGADTNPYLTTAATLAAGVAGIIEGLEPDPETLGSGYAQTPPRDFARSMPEAIDRLRGSDFAKDWLGARFVEAFTSTREGQYDEFRRKVPDVELERFFDLG
- a CDS encoding fumarylacetoacetate hydrolase family protein; its protein translation is MAAFALTPPAQAHLDITGSDEKFPVRRIYCIGKNYLAHIHEMNADERDPPVIFMKPTDAIVKNGGEIPYPVFTNNFHYECELVVALKSGGYNIPVSEANSHIYGYAVGLDMTRRDHQPEVMAKGMPWEVTKGFDMSAPIGPITPASACGILTSGHVTLKVNGDVRQDADISLMIWKVDEIISKISEQHRLMPGDIILTGTPAGVGAVVSGDVLDCSVDGLEPMQVRIGGKAA
- a CDS encoding ABC transporter substrate-binding protein, whose amino-acid sequence is MMTTTRLTRRGFGLLTAGGAAGLVLGAPAIVRAQTAVTFAVPNPSALTWLPYWVAVGEGYFGEEGLDLRLEAIDGSSAVLQAMSAGQAQIGAPGPGPTLGARSRGVDVKFLYNLYPKSVFGLLVKDESAYQTPADLKGTVIGVGTADGAEVSFTRAIMTDLGMAEGADYSFLPVGDGGTAAVAFLRDEVGSYAGAVSDAAILASRGLTLREITPEAYLGFFGNGIAMLESQMAATPDLAPKFGKALVRGMRFASDPANKEKALAHCAAGNPQEGEQDYAASLYDGVVFRMTPTEAFAAQGFGYQPPEHWQKIHDSAVASGALEAPLEDLSAVYTNDFVAGWNA
- a CDS encoding peptidase M29, with the translated sequence MLRERIEGKWLAAFRRVFALNGIGQGTEVAILSETQSRPVLVHLSELAAHDLGASFCMISMPTPPQTAPVPVKSTGTSWAIQGNRAVIEALKRVDIIVDCTVEGLIHAPEWPEIEEAGRTRLLVITNEHPEILERTEPKAEDAVKLQIGIQMLREASEMRVTSAAGTDLTVNLRGAPCGGTAGFGTTAGAVAHWPGGLCLAFPGKDAVNGRIVMDVGDMNLTFKTFLTSRIDFTIENDFVTAIRGDGIDALHFREYMESWGDRNAYGLSHVGWGMNHGAKWVSAAMYDKRDMQAVEFRAIAGSFLWSTGANQYAGRYTLGHFDLPMRNCTIALDGRVVVRDGVLQGELA
- a CDS encoding NAD(P)-dependent oxidoreductase, which produces MTQTIGIAGTGRMGTAFARRLIETGHSVRIWNRSPDRMAEAMGAGAEAVDIPRLAACDAILLSLTDATASTAVMDALASAGINGRLVIDMSTLPPAMAEALAAQATSAGADFVHCPVGGTVAPALKGQLLGMAGGTDAAIARARPILDSLCRRVEAVGSPAAAARMKLAVNLPLAIYWQTLGESLRLLRGAGIDPEQAISLIADSSAGPTVLKNRAQIVVDTLRGTDHPGTFDLAGLAKDLRLALDLAQSDGAGLPLAADALATYEAAIASGLSGFDGASLTRRIAEG
- a CDS encoding APC family permease translates to MRRNSLGLLAVTFMVISAAAPLTGVAGAVPIAFLIGNGTGVPATFLFMTLVMLAFAVGYVAMSRHVKNAGAFYAYAARGLGGRWAGATAFTALAAYNAMQFGLIGLLGGISAGVFGSFGIHLPWWGWSLIAIALVGLLGYRQVDLSAKVLIVLVALEYLIVLIVDFAILAAGGATDAGGLSVNLFDTNAIFSGSLTAAILFCLGSFIGFEATTIYAEEARDPEKTIPRATYLSVLMIGLFFVFTTWLMIAGVGAENLIPTIGGLADPTEYFFMLADIYVGGPVPPIAGLLLVSSLFAALSAFHNYIARYSYVAGREGLLPAAFGRTHATHASPHVGSVVQTVGALIVLAIFAGLGLDPILNMFTWISQIGTLGVLGMMVVTSLAVIVFFRRQPAGEAPAMSTLILPALSGAIMAALFLYIFANFGDLTGTAGGGLSWMLPSIIPLAAVVGWLAALRLEKADPAGFARMGENRA
- a CDS encoding SRPBCC family protein, producing the protein MPREGVHVHGHCPADAAAVWATIRDFAGAWHPWIDTIRAERDAQGHLIRSFTVKGEATLYREQRSYLSDSDRTLAYTHLEGIAGCEAYDARVTVTPSEAGGCTVTWTAQIAAPQPRLQAICDGTRAVFQAGIAALAQGGGGGGPPPRGGGGGGGGGGGGGGGGGGGGGGGGGLGAAGGGGGGGGGDTPRTPPRTPPPPPPRSKSG
- a CDS encoding alpha/beta fold hydrolase, coding for MIDDLPRLGLSLTPDLGDDRLCLFLHGIGGGRGNWRAQLAAAAPHIRAAALDLRGYGDSTLGPRGSTVDDYCADILRICDVLGARRLTFVGLSYGSWIATSFAMRHPEMLDGLVLSGGCTGMSEAGPEEREAFRLSREVPLNAGQVPADFAPAVVKVLASPDATETVKAELLASMSAITAPTYRDALLCFTNPRERFDFARLTMPVLMMTGEHDRLAPPSEIRAVAGRIWDSARRPDVRFEVIQGAGHVCNLEQPGLYARHLTDFLQGLPK